CCCGGCTGTCGACGACAAGTTCCGCATTGGGAAAAGCGGTGCCGCCCTCGGGCGTCATCATTCCGCCCACGTGGTCGGGATGAGCATGCGTGAGCAAGACGGTGTCGATGGCCTCGGGCGCGATGCCCGCGCGCGCGAGGTTGGCGCTCAGCTGACCACCCCACTGCCGGATACCGCCTGCGCCGCTGTCGACGAGAATCGTGCGGCCCCCGCCTTGCACCACATAGCAGTTGATGTGAATGGCGGCGGGCGTGGGCTCGCCAGCCTTGCGTTGAATGTCGGCGGCCTCGGCGGCCTCGATGTTCGAGAGCAGATCGAGGCTCGCCGTGAGATAGCCGTCGCTGATTGCCATCACCGTGAAATCGCCGACCTGCTGACGCGGAAAGTGGTAACGGGTCACCGTGCCGCTCCCGACTCGTTGGCGGTCAGTTGCGGCCCCATCGGTGTATAGAGGTAAACGCCTTCCGGTGGATTGCCCGCCTGTGTGGCTTCCCCCGCGGGTACCACCGCCAGCCACCGATACGCAGGAACCTTCTCCAGCGCCGCCGCACGCATGGCGAGCGGTTTGAGCCCCATCTGGACGAGCGGATCGGGCCCGCCGGCACACAGCGCAAGCCGCTCTGCCGCATGCACCGCGGGAGCCGGGCCGATATCGCTGTAGAGATTCCGGTGCCAGTCGGTAATGTGCTGCTGCCACCGCGCGAAGTTGCCACCGCCCTTGCGGCGGTATTCCTCGGCTGTCAGCACTTCCGGGCCGTCGATCGTGTGGACGGCGAGATACGTTGGACAGCCTGGCGTGATTGCCTTGAAACGTTGCGAGGTCTGAAAACCCGTCACGGAAATCAGCGCAGGCAGCTTTTCCAGGCTGTAGAAGTCGTTCCATTCGGCTTCGCCGGCAGCGCCGGCAAAGCTGCATTCCACGGTATAGATCATTGAAGTTCGTCGTTCTCGAGCGATGAGCATTCGCGAGCGACTCGCGAGTGATTCGTGCGTTTTCATTGCAGTTACGTAATGCTAACCTTGGGTTTTTCGCTCATATAGCGAGTAAACGTCAATCTTCAGTGATATTTGATCACGCTGACACACTCCTGCCGAGGGCCGATTCCGATGCGACGCAAGATTCCCAGCCATTCCGCCCTTCTGGCCTTCGAGGCCGCCGCCCGGCATGGGAGTTTCGCGCGTGCCGCCGACGAGCTGGCGCGCACCGAAGGCGCCGTGAGCCGACAGATCGGGCGATTGGAGGCGTTTCTGGGCGTTACGCTGTTCGAGCGCGTGGGAAACCGGGTACGACTGTTGCCGAACGGCATGCGATATGCCGGGCAAGTCCGCGAAACGCTGGACCGGCTGGAGCGCGATAGTCTTTATCTGATGGGGCAACCGGTCGAAGGCGCGAGTCTCGACATTGCCGCGACGCCAACGTTTGCGACGCGCTGGCTAATCCCGCGGTTGAAGCATTTCCAGCAGCGGTATCCGAACATCACCGTGCACCTCGCCGAATGCATGACGCCATTCCTGCTGGCCGGAAGCGGATTCGACGCGGCGATCCACTTCGAACACCCGGCATGGGCGGGCATGCATCTGCATCGTCTGCTGGAAGAAGTGCTGATCCCGGTCTGTAGCCCGGCGCTGCTGGCACAGGCGGGTGGGACTGCGTCGCTCGACGCGTTGCCGCGCCTTCATCGACGGCAAAATCCGCACGCCTGGCAGGCCTATGCGCAAGCCACCGGCATTACGCTGACCAATTCGGCGGTCGGCGCCCGGTATGACCTTCACGCCATGCTGATCGAAGCGGCACTGGCCGGGCTGGGCGTCGCCCTTGTCCCGCGTCTTTACATCGGTGCAGAGCTGGAGGACGGTCGACTGGTCGCCCCGTGGCCGGAGCACACCGCGGTATCGAAAAACTTCTGCCTCGTGCTGCCCGAGCCGTTGGCACTGAGCCAGGGACCGGTTCAGGTTTTCGCCGAATGGCTGTTAGGCGAGGCGCGAGGCAACGACACGGGCCAGCGCCAGGGGCATTGAGGGCATCGAGGGTGTGATGGACGTCACGAACGTTAGCGCCGCCTACCGCCAGGCCGCGCTCAACATTATGCCGCCGGAGACGACCAGCAGGGTATCGAGCAAGCGCTCGAAGACGTTTGGCGCCATGCCGAGCACGAAGCGCTTGCCGAGCATGGTGCCCAACATCAGCGTCATGCCGACGATCAGGCCGTTGGCCCAAGCATGCACCGGAAGTGCGCCGAGCCCCGAGAACATCACCACTTTGGCGACATAGATGAAGACGGAACTGGCCGACTCGGCGCCGAGAAACGCGCCGCCCGAAAGCCCGTACGCCGCAAACGCGGGCACGCTCAGCGGTCCGGTCGACAGCACGATCCCGGTCAGGAAACCGATGATTGCGCCCACGACCGCCAATTGCCACAACGACAAGCGCCACTGACGGCGTCGAAGGTAGTGCCGTGTGGGCACCATGGCGATGAAGAACGCGCCGAGCGCCACGTCCACCACGGTCGATGGCAGGCTCCACAACGTCTTCGCACCAAGCGCCGCCGCCGGCGCCCCCGGCAACGAGTACGCCAGCACCGCGCGCCAGTCGATCTCGCGCCACCACGCCAGTACCTTGGAGAGGTTGCCGAACACGGCGGCGACGGCCATGATCGGCACGGCCTGCTTCGGGCCATAGGTGTAGACGAGCACCGGCAGCAACATCATCGACGAGCCGGTGCCGACCACTCCGCTGACCGCCCCGGCCGCTGTCCCCACGACGGCGATCATCGCCATGCCCCACGCGTGTTCCGCCAAAAATCCTGCCAGCATCCCGCCCTCGCCGTTTGCCGTACTGCTCGCACGGCCGCCGTTGCCTGTTGGTAATTTATTGTTCGTTGCCCGTTGCCCGATGCCCGTTATCGGTTATCAAGACCGCCTGTGGCTATGTCCCGGGCCTGACGCTCCACTTCCCGGGCGACACGCCAAACGCGCGGCGGAAATAGCGGGTGAAATGCGAGAGATCGTTGAAGCCTTGCGCCAGCGCGACGTCCGTTGCGGACGCCCCCGCGCGCAACGCAGGCAACGCCCGCACCAGACGCAATTGATTGCGCCACGCGTGCGGTGCCAATCCCGTCTCGCGCGAAAACAGCCGGGCGGCATGGAACGGCGAGAGATCGACAGCTTCGGCCAATGTCGTCAACGACAGCGACTCGGTGAGATCGGCCGACAAGCGCGCCTTCATTGTCTCGACGCGCACGGCGTCGCGATGCCTCGCCGTCTCCGGCATACGGGCCTGTGCATGGCGCACCAGCATCATCGACACCGCCTCGATCAGTACGCTTTCCGCGAGCAATGGATCGGCGTCGAGCTGTAACAGCCGGTGCGCCTCAAGCAGCCGGTGCATGGCAGGCGCGTCGCAGATAACGTTTTCTCCGAACCACGGCATGGCGTCGCCGGGGCTAACGGCGTCCGACAGGCCCGCTGGCGGATGCGTCAATTGGCGCTGCACGCCCTGCACGAAACCGACCGGCAGATAGAAGACGCGATACCGCCAGCCAAAGTCGGTTTCGCGTGCTCCGGTGTGAACTTCACCGGGATGGATGACGGCGATGGACCCGGCGTGCGCCACATGTTCGCCACCCCGATAGGCGTACCGCTCGGCCCCTGCAACAATGCACGCGAACGTATACGCGTCGTGCCAATGCGGCGCAAACGTGTGATCGTTGTATTCGGCCGTGAGCATATCGCCTCCGGGCACGAGCGACGAGCGCCAGTACAAGGGGGCGTTACGGAACGGCTGAAACGGCAGAAGGGGTTGGAACAGGGCATCCATGCCCGCTACTTTACACCGGGCCACGCGCCGGGACCCGGATGGCGCGCTGCTCGCCGTTGCAGCCGCGGCCTGCACGGCGGGTCGGCTCGATCAGCGCGTTGCCACGACGAAAAGTCGCGGAAACGGCAGCAACACCGTGCCGTCCGCCAGTGCGGGATAAGCTTTCGCGACTTCGTCGGTGTAACGGGCGAGGAACGCTTCGCGCGAGGCGTCGTCCAGCTTGGCAAGGAACGGGCGCAACGCGCTGCCCTTGAACCATTCCACGACGGCCGGCGCACCGCCGGTGAGCGGGTGGTAATACGTGGTGCGCCAAATATCGACGCGCGAACACAGCGCGCGCAGCATCGGGTAATAAAACGAAGCGCCATGACGCGCGGTGCGCTCCGTGCCCCTGAGCCGGTCCGCCCAACGGGCATCGGCTGCGACTTCGCGCATCAGCCGATGCGCGGGTTCGTCGAGATTGTCCGGCGTTTGCACCGCAAGCGAACCGCCTGGTGCCAGACACGCGATCAGGCGCGGGTAAAGCGTTTCATGATCGGGCAGCCATTGCAGCACGGCGTTCGCAAGAATGACGTCGAACGGGCCGTCCTTCCACGCGGCGATGTCGGCGACGTCGAATTTGCATTGCGGCAGGCGCCTGCGTGCCGCATCGATCATGTCCTGCGAACTGTCCAGACCCAGCACCTGCGCCTGCGCATAGCGCGCTGCCAGCACTTCGGTCGAGTTGCCCGGACCGCATCCGATATCGACCACACGCGCCGTCGCCCCGCCTTGCCCCTTGCGCGATGCGGGAAGCGGCGGGATGGCGGAGACGAGATCGCGCACGGGACGCGTCCGTTCGTCTTCGAACTTGAGGTACTGCGACGCCTGCCATGCCGGACTCGTCGGATTCGTCGGATTCGTCGGATTCGCGGGATTCGCGGGATTCGTTGCAACGTTCGCGGGATTCGGCGGCGGGTTTTGCGGCATGAATCAACTCCATCGGAATAACTATGAATCAACAGCGCTCACGATATCAGGTCGCCGCCTGCAATGCCTCCACGAAAACGCGCAGATGCGAAGGCTCGGCGTCGGTGATGGCCCAGTACGTCATGCCGTTGCGCCGCCAGCGCGCAATCGCGTAGCCGTCGGACCCCGAGATGGAGGGGGCTGCCGATGCCTTGTCGCGGGCCGGAAACACATACAGATCGATCGGATGTTTGTCGGTGCGATAGACGAGTACCGACACCGTGCGGCCACCCACGTAGTCCAGCCTCCCCCCCGCGAGCGGGAATCCCTTGTTGGCGAGGTCGACGACGGGCGGCGCGTAATCGAGGCGTCCGTTGAACCACGGTTTGACGGTGTGCTGATCGGTCGAGATCACGTCCAGAGGATGCTGCGAGAGCAACGCCCGCACGTGGCTCGAAACGATCTCCTGCGCTTGCAGGCCGGCCGCCGCCTGCGGCTCGGGCACCGGCGCAGGGGCAGGCGCACGTCCGGCGAGCAATGCCATCGCCACGGCAAGTCCGCCGAGGATCGCACCGCCCGCGCCGCCGAACAGCCACGGCGTCAGGCTCGATCCCCACGCGGCCTCGACAGGCGCGG
This is a stretch of genomic DNA from Pandoraea faecigallinarum. It encodes these proteins:
- the tam gene encoding trans-aconitate 2-methyltransferase, translated to MPQNPPPNPANVATNPANPANPTNPTNPTSPAWQASQYLKFEDERTRPVRDLVSAIPPLPASRKGQGGATARVVDIGCGPGNSTEVLAARYAQAQVLGLDSSQDMIDAARRRLPQCKFDVADIAAWKDGPFDVILANAVLQWLPDHETLYPRLIACLAPGGSLAVQTPDNLDEPAHRLMREVAADARWADRLRGTERTARHGASFYYPMLRALCSRVDIWRTTYYHPLTGGAPAVVEWFKGSALRPFLAKLDDASREAFLARYTDEVAKAYPALADGTVLLPFPRLFVVATR
- a CDS encoding sulfite exporter TauE/SafE family protein translates to MLAGFLAEHAWGMAMIAVVGTAAGAVSGVVGTGSSMMLLPVLVYTYGPKQAVPIMAVAAVFGNLSKVLAWWREIDWRAVLAYSLPGAPAAALGAKTLWSLPSTVVDVALGAFFIAMVPTRHYLRRRQWRLSLWQLAVVGAIIGFLTGIVLSTGPLSVPAFAAYGLSGGAFLGAESASSVFIYVAKVVMFSGLGALPVHAWANGLIVGMTLMLGTMLGKRFVLGMAPNVFERLLDTLLVVSGGIMLSAAWR
- a CDS encoding LysR substrate-binding domain-containing protein → MRRKIPSHSALLAFEAAARHGSFARAADELARTEGAVSRQIGRLEAFLGVTLFERVGNRVRLLPNGMRYAGQVRETLDRLERDSLYLMGQPVEGASLDIAATPTFATRWLIPRLKHFQQRYPNITVHLAECMTPFLLAGSGFDAAIHFEHPAWAGMHLHRLLEEVLIPVCSPALLAQAGGTASLDALPRLHRRQNPHAWQAYAQATGITLTNSAVGARYDLHAMLIEAALAGLGVALVPRLYIGAELEDGRLVAPWPEHTAVSKNFCLVLPEPLALSQGPVQVFAEWLLGEARGNDTGQRQGH
- a CDS encoding helix-turn-helix domain-containing protein, encoding MDALFQPLLPFQPFRNAPLYWRSSLVPGGDMLTAEYNDHTFAPHWHDAYTFACIVAGAERYAYRGGEHVAHAGSIAVIHPGEVHTGARETDFGWRYRVFYLPVGFVQGVQRQLTHPPAGLSDAVSPGDAMPWFGENVICDAPAMHRLLEAHRLLQLDADPLLAESVLIEAVSMMLVRHAQARMPETARHRDAVRVETMKARLSADLTESLSLTTLAEAVDLSPFHAARLFSRETGLAPHAWRNQLRLVRALPALRAGASATDVALAQGFNDLSHFTRYFRRAFGVSPGKWSVRPGT
- a CDS encoding anti-sigma factor family protein → MNKPDDPKASATSRNDATTLGKMLRDGSLQHEAPQALRERIREALAKAESHAQRTPSSVPGPTSAAVPAPACAPSSTVEPARGATPSTSGKPVAPAPVEAAWGSSLTPWLFGGAGGAILGGLAVAMALLAGRAPAPAPVPEPQAAAGLQAQEIVSSHVRALLSQHPLDVISTDQHTVKPWFNGRLDYAPPVVDLANKGFPLAGGRLDYVGGRTVSVLVYRTDKHPIDLYVFPARDKASAAPSISGSDGYAIARWRRNGMTYWAITDAEPSHLRVFVEALQAAT